The following are from one region of the Nicotiana tabacum cultivar K326 chromosome 3, ASM71507v2, whole genome shotgun sequence genome:
- the LOC107826123 gene encoding uncharacterized protein LOC107826123, producing MDNFIPEEDREAKATEFEQLKQGNKSVQEYYMEFIRLAKHASHMVKTEKTKIRRFVGDLAYHIKDTTSAATVGIEAFSSVMGFAKHLEKDSQLRREEKEHNKKARTTGRFNSTSSGDGRDSSNKESLAPAQSSHQSGGGSSFRRQCKLGFHGCYHCGDIGHINANCPKLQRNFSGRSTRPSSSSTTAIAPPQARGSHNQTGHRAGRGADRVTQGGGQPRLFATLDHQSAEASAEVITCILLVCSNNSYAIMDPNSTFSYVTLYFAINLGLEPKQLSEPFLVSTPVGESVKVTRVYRGCIVSVQDRNTKADLIEFEMVDFDAHRMIDKGCFAYLSHIINPESEPPTLQSVLVVREFPEVFPDDLPGLPLERIIDFGIDLMPGTQPISIPPYRIAPAELNELREQLKDLLDKGFIRLSVSPWGALILFVKKKDGSLRMCVD from the exons ATGGATAACTTTATCCCAGAAGAGGATAGGGAAGCTAAGGCTACAGAGTTCGAACAGctcaagcaagggaataaaagtgtgcaagagTACTACATGGAATTCATAAGGTTAGCTAAGCATGCTTCTCACATGGTGAAGACTGAAAAAACAAAGATTCGCAGGTTTGTTGGCGATTTAGCTTACCACATTAAGGATACGACATCAGCTGCAACAGTAGGGATAGAAGCCTTCTCCTCTGTTATGGGATTTGCCAAGCACTTAGAGAAAGACAGCCAActaaggagagaagaaaaagagcataACAAGAAAGCCCGGACAACGGGCAGGTTTAATAGTACATCCAGCGGAGATGGAAGGGATTCCTCTAATAAGGAGTCATTAGCACCAGCTCAGTCCAGTCATCAGTCAGGTGGTGGGTCTTCCTTCAGAC GTCAGTGCAAGCTCGGCTTTCATGGTTGCTACCATTGTGGAGACATTGGTCATATAAATGCCAACTGCCCAAAGTTGCAACGTAATTTCAGTGGTAGATCAACTCGTCCTTCTAGTTCCTCAACTACTGCAATTGCACCACCTCAGGCTCGTGGTTCTCATAATCAGACCGGGCATAGAGCGGGCAGAGGTGCAGACCGAGTTACTCAGGGAGGGGGACAACCCCGTTTGTTTGCTACACTTGATCATCAGAGCGCAGAGGCATCTGCAGAAGTTATTACATGTATACTTTTAGTCTGCTCAAATAATTCTTACGCCATAATGGATCCAAATTCAACATTTTCATATGTGACTCTatactttgcaattaacctcGGACTAGAACCTAAACAACTTAGTGAGCCATTCctagtatctactccagttggcgagTCAGTGAAAGTCACCAGAGTCTATAGAGGTTGTATAGTTTCAGTCCAAGATCGCAACACCAAGGCCGATCTCATAGAGTTtgaaatggtggattttgat GCACACCGAATGATCGATAAGGGGTGTTTCGCCTATTTGTCTCACATTATTAATCCAGAATCAGAACCACCAACTCTTCAGTCAGTGCTAGTTGTTAGAGAATTTCCAGAAGTTTTCCCAGATGACCTTCCTGGACTTCCTCTTGAAAGAATCATCGACTTTGGCATTGATCTCATGCCAGgaactcagcccatatctatacctCCTTATAGGATAGCTCCAGCAGAACTTAATGAGTTGAGAGAACAATTGAAAGACCTTCTTGACAAGGGCTTCATCAGACTGAGTGTTTCACCGTGGGGTGCCCTGAtcctgtttgtcaagaagaaagatgggtctctcAGAATGTGCGTCGACTAa
- the LOC107826056 gene encoding uncharacterized protein LOC107826056, with amino-acid sequence MDFASMDSAQLTMVGSGFSALLSMHFTIQLLSQHLFYWKNPKEQKAIIMIIIMAPLYAVDSFVGLLDIRGSKEFFMFLDSVKECYEAVAIAKFLALMYSYLNISISKNIVPDEIKGREIHHSFPMTLFQPHTARLDHQTLKLLKHWTWQFVIIRPVCSILMIALQILGLYPNWLSWTFTIILNISFSVAMYSLVIFYHVFSKELQPHKPLSKFICIKGIVFFSFWQGLLLKILVALGVIKSHHFWLDVEHLQEAIQNVLICVEMVFFSVMQQYAYHVAPYSGDVHAKLSQKKNE; translated from the exons ATGGACTTTGCTAGTATGGATAGTGCACAGCTGACTATGGTGGGATCAGGGTTTTCTGCTTTGCTTTCAATGCATTTCACAATACAGCTCTTGTCACAACACCTCTTCTACTGGAAAAATCCAAAGGAGCAAAAGGCAATAATCATGATTATAATTATGGCTCCCCTTTATGCCGTTGACTCGTTCGTGGGTTTGTTAGATATTCGTGGAAGCAAAGAATTTTTCATGTTTCTAGATTCAGTTAAAGAATGCTATGAGGCTGTG GCAATTGCCAAATTTTTGGCCTTGATGTATAGTTATTTGAATATATCCATCAGCAAAAACATTGTGCCAGATGAAATCAAAGGGAGGGAAATTCATCATTCATTTCCAATGACTCTATTTCAG CCTCATACTGCTCGCTTGGATCACCAGACACTGAAACTTCTCAAGCACTGGACATGGCAGTTTGTCATTATCCGTCCAGTATGCTCTATCTTGATGATTGCATTACAGATTCTTGGGTTATATCCAAATTGGCTCAGCTGGAcgtttaccatcattctcaataTTTCTTTCTCAGTGGCCATGTACTCCTTGGTTATTTTCTACCATGTTTTCTCAAAGGAACTGCAGCCACACAAACCACTATCAAAGTTCATTTGCATCAAAGGGATTGTTTTCTTCAGCTTTTGGCAG GGATTACTGCTTAAAATTCTAGTTGCATTGGGTGTCATCAAATCTCACCATTTTTGGTTGGATGTGGAGCACCTTCAGGAAGCCATTCAGAATGTTTTAATTTGTGTGGAGATGGTTTTCTTTTCTGTCATGCAGCAATACGCATACCACGTGGCACCTTACAGTGGAGATGTCCACGCAAAGCTTTCgcagaaaaagaatgaataa